In a single window of the Bacteroidia bacterium genome:
- a CDS encoding aspartate kinase translates to MKVFKFGGASVKDANAVRNVARILSLFPEDRILVVVSAMGKTTNALEKLTEAFFGKWEKKGEMLKEIRDFHFSIARDLFGGEETLFFTELHNTFAELEWEIEGEPEHSFDQVYDQIVSFGEVISTRIVHAYLRQQFKDAMWWDVRDWIRTDETWREGKVDWELTAERISSGLSGTGRITVTQGFLGSTAENFTTTLGREGSDYTAAILAWCMDAESVTIWKDVPGVLNADPKWFDHTVLIDRLTYQDAIELSYYGATVIHPKTLKPLQNKGIPLYVRSFMDPSQPGTAISAEPAPLPIPCFIFKVNQVLISISPKDFSFIVEENLRDIFDLFSRMGVHINTMQNSAISFSVCIQADARKLPDLIQALHRKYRVLYNENVELVTIRYYNQETIDRVTVGKQILLEVKSRYTVQMVMK, encoded by the coding sequence ATGAAAGTATTTAAATTCGGGGGTGCATCTGTAAAAGATGCCAACGCGGTTCGAAATGTAGCCCGAATCCTTTCCTTGTTTCCGGAAGACCGGATACTCGTGGTGGTTTCTGCCATGGGGAAAACAACCAACGCGCTGGAAAAACTAACAGAAGCGTTTTTTGGCAAGTGGGAAAAGAAGGGTGAGATGCTGAAAGAGATACGCGACTTCCATTTCAGCATCGCACGGGATCTCTTTGGTGGAGAGGAAACACTTTTTTTTACTGAATTGCATAATACCTTCGCGGAACTCGAGTGGGAAATCGAAGGAGAACCGGAACATTCATTTGACCAGGTATACGATCAGATCGTGAGCTTCGGCGAGGTGATCTCCACACGAATCGTTCACGCTTATCTCCGGCAGCAATTTAAAGATGCAATGTGGTGGGATGTGAGAGACTGGATCCGTACGGATGAAACATGGCGGGAAGGGAAGGTAGACTGGGAGCTGACTGCGGAGCGCATCAGCAGCGGACTATCTGGTACAGGGAGGATTACGGTGACCCAGGGCTTTCTGGGATCTACTGCGGAAAATTTTACCACTACACTTGGAAGAGAAGGCTCCGATTATACAGCGGCCATTCTCGCCTGGTGTATGGATGCGGAAAGCGTAACCATCTGGAAGGATGTGCCGGGTGTGCTCAATGCGGATCCGAAGTGGTTTGACCATACAGTGCTCATCGACCGCCTGACGTATCAGGATGCCATCGAATTGTCGTATTACGGTGCTACCGTCATTCACCCAAAAACCCTGAAGCCGCTCCAGAACAAGGGAATTCCGCTTTATGTGAGATCATTTATGGATCCTTCGCAACCTGGAACCGCCATCTCCGCGGAGCCTGCACCCCTTCCCATTCCTTGCTTTATTTTTAAAGTAAATCAGGTGCTTATTTCTATTTCTCCCAAGGATTTCTCATTTATCGTGGAAGAAAACCTGAGAGATATTTTTGATCTCTTTTCCCGCATGGGTGTTCATATTAACACCATGCAAAATTCTGCCATTTCATTCTCCGTCTGTATTCAGGCCGATGCACGGAAACTGCCGGACCTTATCCAGGCCCTGCATAGGAAATACCGTGTACTCTACAATGAAAACGTGGAGCTGGTAACCATACGTTATTATAATCAGGAAACCATTGACCGCGTAACGGTCGGGAAGCAAATTTTACTGGAAGTGAAGAGCAGGTACACGGTGCAGATGGTTATGAAATAG
- a CDS encoding NAD-dependent epimerase/dehydratase family protein codes for MPSIAITGANGFIGSHLVSHFVRRGWRVIALVHHMPENWIREVLYVHYELEKGPDAGAFHNTDYVVHAAYVKQHNHPDSFRINLEGTKKVLELAREKQVKRTVFISSIAARSNAESAYGQQMFELQQMFSRPAELSIRPGLVIGDGGLFRSIYRYISTRKFIPMVAGGHQPMHTIGVWDLALVIDKAIEAELSGTINIAEEEAVEMKTLYKEVAMTSGNRPVFVSMPYWLAFFILWIGSWTGIAMPVSKENLLALKRARREDVKKDVARLDIRIAPYYESIAKLKQVLSS; via the coding sequence ATGCCTTCCATCGCAATCACAGGAGCGAACGGTTTTATCGGCTCTCATTTGGTAAGTCACTTCGTGAGAAGGGGCTGGCGTGTTATCGCGCTCGTGCATCATATGCCGGAAAATTGGATCAGGGAAGTGCTTTATGTTCACTACGAACTGGAGAAAGGACCTGACGCGGGAGCTTTTCATAATACGGATTATGTGGTTCATGCCGCATATGTTAAACAGCACAATCATCCGGACAGTTTTCGCATTAACCTGGAAGGTACAAAGAAGGTACTGGAGCTTGCACGGGAAAAACAGGTCAAGCGTACGGTATTCATCAGCAGTATTGCCGCGCGCAGTAATGCAGAATCTGCCTACGGCCAGCAGATGTTTGAACTGCAGCAAATGTTTTCCCGGCCGGCTGAACTAAGCATCCGACCAGGGCTTGTAATAGGCGACGGAGGATTGTTCCGAAGCATTTACCGCTATATTTCCACACGGAAATTTATACCAATGGTGGCCGGTGGTCATCAGCCAATGCATACGATCGGAGTATGGGACCTTGCACTGGTCATTGATAAGGCAATTGAAGCGGAACTGAGTGGTACTATTAATATTGCGGAGGAGGAAGCGGTGGAAATGAAAACCCTCTACAAAGAGGTTGCAATGACCTCCGGTAACCGTCCGGTATTTGTTTCTATGCCTTACTGGCTTGCATTTTTTATTCTGTGGATAGGCTCGTGGACGGGAATCGCTATGCCCGTAAGTAAAGAGAATCTGCTCGCCCTCAAAAGAGCCCGGCGCGAGGATGTGAAGAAGGACGTGGCACGTCTGGATATCCGGATCGCTCCTTATTATGAATCGATCGCAAAACTTAAGCAGGTACTTTCTTCCTGA
- a CDS encoding GNAT family N-acetyltransferase, with the protein MEVRIRSGFREDLPDVLQLIRELAEYEKAPGEVEVTLQDLERDGFGDHPVFRFFIAEVDGKIQGMALYYVKYSTWKGRCIFLEDIIVRQDFRRLRIGRQLFEAVIGVAKDMRVRRLEWQVLDWNTPAIKFYEKYQAEFLKEWVSCRLVEKQIRAFSHESI; encoded by the coding sequence ATGGAAGTCAGGATCAGAAGTGGTTTCAGGGAAGATCTACCCGATGTGCTTCAGCTTATCCGGGAGTTGGCTGAATATGAAAAGGCCCCGGGGGAAGTGGAAGTAACGTTACAGGATCTGGAGCGGGATGGATTCGGAGACCATCCTGTGTTTCGGTTCTTCATCGCTGAGGTGGATGGGAAGATACAGGGTATGGCACTCTATTATGTTAAATATTCTACGTGGAAAGGCCGGTGCATCTTCCTTGAGGATATCATCGTTCGGCAGGATTTTCGCCGGCTCCGGATCGGCAGGCAATTGTTCGAAGCCGTCATTGGCGTAGCAAAAGATATGAGGGTACGGCGACTGGAATGGCAGGTGCTCGACTGGAATACTCCGGCGATAAAGTTTTATGAAAAATACCAGGCAGAGTTCTTAAAAGAGTGGGTATCCTGCCGCCTGGTGGAAAAACAGATTCGGGCCTTCAGTCATGAAAGTATTTAA
- the mgtE gene encoding magnesium transporter → MQFEVTNEFLESLRAGIRRKDKDFVLAQVHDLFPVDIAHILNDLEPAEAKDVFELLDEQTAADVTFELDEVVRETLFETLTSKEIAEDIIENLESDEAADLIAELPDKQQDEVLQHLEDEEQASDIADLLSYDENTAGGLMMKELVMVRDTLTMRECVRQLREHADHIEEIYAVYVVDDAERLLGYIPLKKILTTNLRTPIKDVYESDIITVKVNMDREEVAKTMERYDLIFVPVVDTLGRLAGRITIDDVVDVIRKEETEDVQKMGGMEALEDSYMGSSTWEMIRKRAGWLIILFIGESFTATAMSFFEDQIAKAVVLALFVPLIISSGGNTGSQASTLVIRALALGEVSIREWWKIFVKEIKVGVTLGIILGVFGFLRVAVWSNFVDIYGPHWLEVAYTVGFSLLGVVIWGNLVGSLFPMLLKRSGFDPAVSSTPFVATLVDITGLVLYFSIASLILGGLLL, encoded by the coding sequence ATGCAGTTCGAGGTAACAAACGAATTTCTGGAATCACTCCGGGCGGGCATACGCCGCAAGGATAAGGATTTTGTACTGGCACAGGTTCACGACCTGTTTCCGGTTGATATTGCCCATATTCTCAATGATCTGGAACCGGCCGAGGCGAAAGATGTCTTTGAACTGCTCGATGAACAAACGGCAGCAGATGTAACTTTTGAACTGGATGAGGTTGTAAGGGAGACTCTCTTTGAAACACTCACCTCGAAGGAAATTGCGGAAGATATTATCGAGAACCTGGAGTCGGATGAAGCGGCTGACCTTATAGCCGAACTTCCGGATAAACAACAGGACGAGGTTCTTCAGCATCTCGAGGATGAGGAACAGGCCAGTGACATTGCAGACCTTCTGAGCTATGATGAGAACACCGCCGGTGGTCTCATGATGAAGGAGCTCGTAATGGTGCGCGATACGCTCACGATGCGTGAATGTGTACGGCAACTTCGGGAACATGCTGATCATATTGAAGAGATTTATGCGGTTTACGTGGTAGATGATGCCGAACGGCTGCTGGGGTACATTCCCCTGAAAAAAATTCTCACTACCAACCTTCGCACCCCCATTAAAGATGTTTATGAGTCGGATATCATTACGGTCAAAGTGAATATGGACAGGGAGGAGGTGGCCAAGACCATGGAGCGATACGATCTGATCTTTGTGCCTGTAGTGGATACCCTGGGGCGCCTTGCGGGAAGAATCACCATTGATGACGTAGTGGATGTAATCCGAAAAGAGGAAACCGAGGATGTTCAGAAGATGGGAGGTATGGAAGCGCTGGAAGATTCTTACATGGGCAGTTCCACCTGGGAAATGATCCGCAAACGTGCCGGATGGCTGATCATTCTTTTTATCGGGGAAAGTTTCACGGCTACGGCCATGAGTTTTTTTGAAGATCAGATCGCGAAAGCCGTTGTTCTTGCTCTTTTTGTACCACTCATCATTTCCAGCGGCGGGAATACCGGCTCACAGGCCAGTACGCTGGTCATCCGCGCTCTTGCACTGGGAGAAGTCTCCATTCGCGAATGGTGGAAGATTTTTGTAAAGGAAATCAAAGTAGGTGTAACATTGGGAATCATCCTGGGTGTTTTCGGATTTTTACGCGTAGCGGTATGGTCAAATTTCGTTGATATTTACGGACCGCACTGGCTGGAAGTAGCCTACACGGTTGGTTTCTCTCTTCTGGGAGTTGTCATCTGGGGCAATCTGGTTGGTTCCCTGTTTCCCATGCTGTTGAAGAGATCCGGTTTTGATCCTGCGGTATCATCCACACCATTCGTGGCCACGCTGGTAGATATCACCGGACTTGTACTCTACTTCTCCATCGCTTCGCTGATTCTGGGCGGATTATTACTCTGA
- a CDS encoding threonine/serine dehydratase, translating into MSITREQILRAHQRISPYVLRTPVVRAKSLEAMLNCELFLKCENRQKIGAFKARGAMNAVLLLSESDRKKGVATHSSGNHAQALALAAREFGLKAWIVMPENSSPVKIAGVKALGAEVIFCAPGTENRRAALDQVVAQHGALFIPPYDHPHIIEGQASAAKELIEEIPGLDLILVPVGGGGLLSGTALAAHYLSPSTSVYGCEPENMDDAHRSFLSGKPEPLKEGSTTVADGLRTTLGILPLTLIKKYVKGILTVPEQEILPAMEFIRVREGEIIEPSSAVPVAALLRNKRLIAGKRVGVILSGGNVNKADN; encoded by the coding sequence ATGAGCATTACACGTGAACAGATACTTCGCGCCCACCAGCGCATTTCTCCCTATGTTCTGCGTACGCCGGTTGTACGGGCCAAATCTTTAGAAGCCATGCTGAACTGCGAATTGTTTCTCAAATGCGAGAACCGCCAGAAGATCGGGGCATTTAAAGCAAGGGGAGCCATGAATGCCGTACTGCTACTTTCCGAAAGCGACCGGAAGAAGGGCGTGGCAACACATTCCAGCGGAAATCACGCACAGGCACTGGCGCTGGCAGCCCGGGAATTCGGACTGAAGGCCTGGATTGTGATGCCGGAAAACAGTTCCCCCGTTAAAATTGCAGGGGTGAAGGCTCTGGGCGCTGAAGTTATTTTTTGTGCACCGGGAACGGAGAACAGGAGAGCGGCATTGGATCAGGTGGTAGCACAGCACGGGGCTCTATTCATACCACCTTACGATCACCCGCACATCATTGAAGGACAAGCCAGCGCGGCGAAGGAACTTATAGAAGAAATTCCCGGTCTGGATCTGATTCTGGTGCCGGTGGGCGGCGGAGGGCTTCTCAGCGGAACAGCATTGGCCGCGCATTATCTTTCCCCTTCCACCTCCGTGTACGGATGCGAGCCGGAGAATATGGACGATGCTCACCGGAGCTTTCTTTCCGGCAAGCCGGAACCACTGAAGGAAGGAAGCACTACGGTAGCTGACGGGCTGCGCACCACGCTTGGCATTCTCCCGCTCACCCTTATAAAAAAATACGTGAAGGGCATCCTGACAGTACCTGAACAGGAGATACTTCCCGCCATGGAGTTTATTCGCGTACGTGAGGGAGAGATCATTGAACCATCCAGTGCGGTTCCGGTAGCTGCACTTCTAAGAAACAAACGGCTCATCGCAGGGAAGCGCGTAGGTGTGATCCTCAGTGGCGGAAATGTAAATAAAGCAGATAATTAA
- a CDS encoding hydroxyacid dehydrogenase: MNILFLDTAHPFLIDSLRKDGHNCIEDYAGAAYLKRGNEEIHGIVIRSRVRIGKETIDLFSSLKFIARVGAGMENIDVIYAESKGIRCLHAPEGNRTAVAEHVIGMLLMLINNLKKADREVREGKWIREGNRGWELEGKTIGIIGGGNMGSALAERLVSFNCRILVHDKYLKPDTGNDNAPSLQLCSLQEIFHHADIVSLHLPLTEETQYYADDRFFDSFRKKIIFINTARGKNLLTSALVRALRSGKVSGACLDVLEYESGSFENLSGLQNDDLRFLMSSENTILTPHIAGWTIESNLKMAEILFRKISALK; the protein is encoded by the coding sequence ATGAACATTCTTTTCCTGGATACCGCTCATCCCTTCCTTATTGACAGCCTGAGGAAAGACGGACATAACTGCATAGAAGATTATGCCGGCGCAGCTTACCTGAAGCGGGGGAATGAAGAAATTCACGGAATTGTGATCCGAAGCAGGGTAAGAATAGGCAAGGAAACAATTGACCTCTTCTCTTCACTGAAATTTATCGCACGCGTAGGAGCCGGCATGGAGAACATTGATGTTATTTACGCGGAGAGCAAGGGAATCCGCTGCCTGCACGCTCCTGAAGGAAACCGAACCGCCGTTGCGGAACACGTAATCGGGATGCTTCTGATGCTGATCAACAACCTGAAGAAGGCGGATCGTGAAGTCCGCGAAGGGAAATGGATACGTGAAGGTAACCGCGGGTGGGAGCTGGAAGGAAAAACCATCGGGATCATTGGCGGCGGGAATATGGGTAGTGCTCTGGCGGAGCGACTGGTCAGCTTCAACTGCAGGATTCTTGTGCATGACAAATACCTTAAACCGGACACTGGAAACGACAATGCCCCTTCTTTACAACTATGCTCGCTGCAGGAAATCTTTCACCATGCAGACATCGTTAGTCTGCACCTGCCGCTTACCGAAGAAACGCAGTACTACGCCGATGACCGCTTTTTTGACTCCTTTAGAAAAAAGATCATTTTCATTAACACGGCTCGCGGAAAAAACCTCCTGACTTCAGCGCTGGTTCGGGCACTGAGATCGGGAAAAGTTAGCGGCGCCTGCCTCGATGTTCTGGAATATGAAAGCGGATCCTTTGAGAATCTGTCCGGATTACAGAATGATGATCTCCGCTTTCTTATGAGTTCAGAAAATACTATTCTTACCCCGCACATTGCCGGATGGACCATAGAAAGCAATCTGAAAATGGCAGAAATACTATTTCGTAAAATATCTGCACTGAAATAA
- a CDS encoding glycosyltransferase family 2 protein: MKIAAVIPAYNEQDSIRHVVEGIRRIAKESGIPLIPVVVNDLSTDHTAEVAENAGAVVLSLPVNLGIGGAVQTGFIYARAHGFTHAIQVDGDGQHPPEAIPAMLRKMEEEELDVVIGSRFISGEGFQSSALRRLGIRWFSALARLLTGYRVLDSTSGFRLVNLRTLNILAEEYPDDYPEPEAISIYARHGLKVAEIPVIMNVRRGGESSINSLNAFYYMWKVTLGVVFSHLRKH, encoded by the coding sequence ATGAAGATCGCAGCCGTCATTCCGGCATATAATGAGCAGGATTCTATACGTCATGTGGTGGAGGGAATACGCAGAATAGCGAAGGAATCCGGGATTCCGCTGATTCCGGTTGTAGTGAACGATCTTTCAACCGACCATACAGCGGAGGTGGCAGAAAATGCAGGGGCTGTGGTTCTGTCGCTTCCGGTGAACCTGGGCATTGGCGGAGCGGTTCAAACGGGGTTTATATACGCCAGAGCGCATGGATTTACACATGCCATTCAGGTAGACGGAGACGGACAACACCCACCGGAAGCCATACCGGCCATGCTGAGGAAAATGGAGGAGGAGGAGCTGGATGTTGTCATCGGATCGCGTTTCATTTCCGGGGAGGGTTTTCAGAGCAGCGCGCTGCGCCGCCTGGGGATACGGTGGTTTTCCGCCCTGGCCCGCCTGCTCACCGGCTATAGGGTGCTGGACAGTACCAGCGGTTTTCGCCTTGTGAACCTCCGCACATTGAATATACTCGCAGAAGAATACCCGGATGATTATCCTGAACCCGAGGCCATCAGTATTTACGCCCGGCACGGCCTTAAGGTAGCAGAGATCCCGGTTATAATGAATGTGCGCAGAGGCGGCGAATCGTCGATCAACTCCCTGAATGCTTTCTATTATATGTGGAAGGTGACGCTCGGAGTTGTATTTTCACACCTGAGAAAACACTGA
- the ggt gene encoding gamma-glutamyltransferase yields MRILNFILFLLPLSFFAQKTALSEKGMVVCAHPLASQIGAEILKKGGNAFDAGIAVQFALAVIYPNAGNLGGGGFMVARTADGKNICLDFREKAPSGASREMYLEKNGEVHKTASLEGVLAAGVPGTIDGIFKMQPYGRLPLKDLIDPAIRLAENGFPVTEREAAALNSLRSKFLTNNQHPVAFVKNIPWKAGDTLIQKELAESLKRIRDLGRDGFYSGITAQLIVAEMKRGKGLITETDLSSYSAVFRTALQFSYKNYSVITMPPPSSGGIILRQLMGMVEKYPVKEWGYQDVRYVHLVAECERRVFAERSEHMGDPDFFKVPMRTLTDTAFIRKRLADFNPDYATPGINIRPTVIPPESEETTHISIADGMGNAVSITTTLNGAYGSYTVVKGAGFLLNNEMDDFSAKPGTPNLYGLVGGEANSIAPNKRMLSSMTPTILLKDNMLFMVVGTPGGSTIPTSVFQTIMNVIEFELSPELAVNAPKFHHQWLPDYLYVEESYPEKILDELKIKGHHPKKRSSIGRTDIILILPDGKRKGVADNRGDDAAAGE; encoded by the coding sequence ATGCGTATCCTAAACTTTATCCTGTTTCTTTTACCACTGAGCTTTTTCGCCCAAAAAACGGCACTTTCCGAAAAAGGCATGGTGGTTTGTGCGCATCCGCTCGCCAGTCAAATTGGCGCAGAAATATTAAAAAAGGGAGGAAATGCCTTTGATGCAGGCATCGCCGTTCAGTTTGCGCTCGCAGTGATCTATCCAAATGCCGGTAATCTGGGCGGAGGCGGCTTTATGGTTGCAAGAACTGCGGACGGGAAGAATATATGTCTGGATTTTCGTGAGAAGGCGCCCTCCGGAGCATCACGGGAAATGTATCTGGAAAAGAATGGAGAAGTGCATAAAACAGCGAGTCTGGAGGGGGTTTTGGCTGCGGGCGTACCGGGAACCATAGATGGCATTTTCAAAATGCAGCCGTACGGGCGTTTACCGTTAAAAGACTTGATTGATCCGGCCATCCGGCTGGCTGAAAACGGTTTTCCTGTCACGGAACGGGAAGCCGCAGCACTGAACAGCCTCAGAAGTAAATTTCTCACTAACAACCAGCATCCTGTTGCATTCGTGAAGAACATCCCCTGGAAAGCGGGCGATACACTTATTCAGAAAGAACTGGCAGAAAGCCTGAAAAGGATCAGAGACCTGGGCCGCGACGGATTCTACAGCGGCATTACCGCGCAGCTCATCGTGGCGGAGATGAAACGGGGAAAGGGGCTGATCACGGAAACGGATCTCTCATCCTATTCTGCTGTTTTTCGCACGGCGTTACAATTCTCCTATAAAAATTATTCTGTAATTACGATGCCCCCTCCTTCTTCCGGCGGAATTATTCTGAGACAGCTGATGGGAATGGTGGAAAAATATCCTGTAAAAGAATGGGGCTATCAGGATGTCCGTTATGTGCATCTGGTAGCAGAATGTGAGCGGAGGGTTTTTGCTGAACGTTCGGAACACATGGGGGATCCGGACTTTTTCAAAGTGCCAATGCGCACGCTTACTGATACCGCTTTTATACGAAAGCGGCTGGCAGATTTCAACCCGGATTATGCTACTCCCGGTATAAATATCCGACCTACAGTTATTCCGCCTGAAAGTGAAGAAACCACCCATATCTCTATTGCAGACGGAATGGGAAATGCCGTTTCCATCACCACCACGCTCAATGGCGCATACGGATCTTACACAGTGGTGAAGGGGGCGGGCTTTCTCCTGAACAATGAAATGGATGACTTCAGTGCGAAACCGGGCACTCCGAATCTTTACGGACTGGTAGGAGGCGAAGCCAACTCTATTGCTCCCAACAAACGCATGCTCAGCTCCATGACACCCACCATTTTACTGAAAGACAATATGCTTTTCATGGTAGTGGGAACGCCCGGAGGTTCCACCATTCCAACATCCGTTTTTCAAACCATCATGAATGTGATTGAATTTGAGCTTTCACCCGAACTGGCTGTGAATGCTCCTAAATTTCATCATCAGTGGTTGCCCGACTACCTGTATGTGGAAGAGAGCTACCCTGAAAAAATTCTTGATGAACTGAAAATAAAGGGGCATCATCCGAAAAAGCGATCTTCCATAGGGCGAACGGATATCATTCTCATACTGCCCGACGGAAAACGAAAAGGTGTAGCTGACAATCGCGGCGATGATGCAGCGGCCGGGGAATAA
- a CDS encoding DUF2304 domain-containing protein, whose protein sequence is MERIQVIAILASLLFLGNIARLIFKGKLREEYAFIWIICTLVLLTFSIWREGLEVVSGLFGVYEAPNLVFIGAIFAILIYLLHLSVTVSRLQRQNKMLAQEMANLKEELKRRNEPVK, encoded by the coding sequence ATGGAACGTATACAAGTCATCGCCATTCTTGCCAGTCTGCTCTTTCTTGGAAATATAGCCCGGCTGATTTTCAAGGGAAAACTAAGGGAAGAATATGCGTTCATCTGGATCATTTGTACTCTTGTGCTGCTGACATTTTCCATCTGGAGGGAGGGCCTGGAAGTGGTGTCTGGTCTGTTCGGAGTGTATGAGGCACCAAACCTGGTTTTTATCGGGGCGATCTTCGCTATCCTCATCTATCTGTTGCATCTTTCTGTAACCGTAAGTCGCCTTCAGCGGCAGAACAAAATGCTGGCACAGGAAATGGCGAATTTAAAGGAGGAATTGAAAAGAAGGAATGAACCGGTAAAATGA
- the fbp gene encoding class 1 fructose-bisphosphatase codes for MAKLKTLGQFIIERQSDFPYAKGELSRLLRDIGIAAKIVNREVNKAGLADIIGDVGEINVQGESVKKLDVFANEQFIAALSVGGEVCAIASEENEDIIPVDNAHSKNAKYVVAMDPLDGSSNIDVNVSVGTIFSIYRRISLSGPGTIEDFLQPGTEMVAAGYVIYGSSTMLVYTTGKGVNGFTYDPSIGEFCLSHPGLQTPKQGKTYSINEGNYIHFPDGVKKYIKYCQEEDAATKRPYSSRYIGSAVADVHRNLLKGGIFIYPTTSSSPKGKLRLLYECNPLAFIIEQAGGKATDGAKRILEQEVKSIHQRSPFFAGSTEMVDLASEFMQKYSSVKT; via the coding sequence ATGGCCAAATTGAAAACGCTGGGACAATTCATCATTGAGAGGCAATCGGATTTTCCATATGCCAAAGGGGAACTTTCCCGTTTGCTGCGCGACATCGGAATTGCGGCGAAGATTGTGAACCGCGAGGTAAATAAAGCCGGTCTTGCGGATATTATCGGAGATGTAGGCGAAATAAACGTTCAGGGTGAAAGTGTAAAAAAGCTGGATGTGTTCGCCAACGAACAGTTTATAGCGGCGCTTTCGGTTGGCGGGGAAGTGTGCGCCATCGCTTCAGAGGAAAACGAAGATATCATTCCGGTGGATAACGCGCATTCCAAGAACGCGAAGTATGTGGTGGCTATGGATCCACTTGACGGCTCTTCGAATATAGATGTGAATGTCTCCGTGGGAACGATCTTCAGTATTTACCGGCGGATCAGTTTATCAGGCCCGGGAACGATTGAAGACTTTCTACAGCCGGGCACAGAAATGGTAGCTGCCGGATATGTAATTTACGGATCTTCCACCATGCTGGTCTACACTACCGGAAAAGGGGTGAATGGATTCACGTATGATCCCAGCATTGGTGAATTTTGTTTATCCCATCCCGGGCTGCAAACGCCCAAACAGGGCAAGACCTATTCCATCAATGAAGGCAACTACATTCATTTTCCTGACGGAGTAAAGAAATACATCAAGTATTGTCAGGAAGAAGATGCAGCCACCAAACGTCCGTATTCCTCCCGATACATCGGTTCAGCAGTGGCAGATGTTCACCGCAACCTGCTCAAAGGCGGTATTTTTATTTATCCCACTACCAGCTCATCACCAAAGGGGAAGTTGCGGTTATTGTATGAATGCAATCCGCTTGCGTTTATTATCGAACAAGCCGGAGGGAAAGCGACGGATGGTGCCAAGCGCATTCTGGAACAGGAAGTAAAGTCCATCCATCAGCGCAGTCCATTCTTCGCAGGTTCCACCGAGATGGTTGACCTTGCTTCGGAGTTCATGCAAAAATATTCTTCCGTAAAGACCTGA